A DNA window from Pungitius pungitius chromosome 1, fPunPun2.1, whole genome shotgun sequence contains the following coding sequences:
- the LOC119223261 gene encoding NLR family CARD domain-containing protein 3-like isoform X2 yields the protein MVDWAKQKSNKEIDLIVSLNFDALKSRKEDQSLKDLIRQSLNEDEQRVYNYKQCKVVFVLDGLETCELPLDFQKNEKLTDIKKKASMDVLLTNLLKGNLLPSAKLWILSQPSGVNKIPPDYIKKVTECRETKRWQKLTKALRERILRENPQEEDIDHPNQKNIEHVVRKDRSGEDDSEEKNGHTQAKSLTRVNGGSDIFIETNGKKIRTVLTTTEAGIEKSFHVQKFLREWAKNDRKSPLRDNIIIQLNLLKLNFKEEVSLMGLLNRFFNETKRVVISTSDQFPVLFVLEGLEVYQPALDFDIKDTVTDVREPASLDVLLTNLIRGTLLPSARIWITFPLKLPDACVDRITQIRCKPDIASQKMLKSQLKEEYSHVPEGTDMQKPSALLNEIYTDLYIIEGERGEVNAQHEIRQVQDAKFKPEGEEIMIKYHDIFKPTPGVDIPIRTVLTMGVAGIGKTFATKKYMLDWAEDKTNGDINYMFPLSFRELNLRKEQELSLEELLHQFFPTMRTSEIMNYNQYRILVVLDGLDECRLDLDFNKRTEWKEMTKRTSIDVLLTNLIQGNLLSKAQIWITSRPAASNHIPADKVDRVTEVRGFNDEQKEEYFRKRFSDKELAEKILSHVQQCRSLYIMCHIPVFCYITAKVLEDFVIRKMEGRMPKTMTDMYIHFIMLQCRQANVKYGEEVTVETYDEPSCWNTTNKETIMSLGKLAFDGLQEGNLLYTEENLTDCAVDIEKTAVFSGLFTQVTRETSGLYPHKLFCFIHLSVQEFLAAFHVFLQFNNTGENLLAVPSPTVGDSPADFYKTAVDKALDSKTGEWDLFLRFLLGLSLETNQNLLEELLKKTKDNDKIHKETIGYIKEKIREENSDADKNLNLFHCLNELNDHSLVEEVKAYLQSETATFEEFSTSQWSALTFVLLTSDEKFDVFDLKRYLKSEKVLLGMLPVVKVSKTALLSWCELSEESCRGLTSSVFCSPSSNLTELDLSHNDLLDLGVEMLAGGLQSPHCRLEILKLLGCQVTEKGCSSLASALKSNKASTLKQLDLSYNHPGVNGKAMLKAIVGDPRMSLKKLCLDHDGAHRLKAGLKKYGDDLKLDESTASKRLSLFDGGRKAKTVQLVKEKVEHPKTNNRFKRTQVFCEKGLNGLCYWEVEWQGEVGIAVAYSTVGRKWDRSGGLGCNEESWSLLCSGTRYTAIHGKTSKDVKPNNRKTSKDVEPNIKKTSKCVEANTKRTSKGVEPNIKKTSKRVEANIKRTSKDVEPNDQKKYEDVEPNNGKTFKDHNDESTSKAVNLKENEHCCKKIGVFLDWEAGTLSYYCVKPEKKVLIHTFHNKFTEPVFPCFWFKTGSVTLCSDP from the exons ATGGTAGATTgggcaaaacaaaaatccaacAAAGAGATAGACTTGATTGTGTCACTTAACTTTGATGCGCTGAAATCAAGAAAGGAAGATCAAAGTCTCAAAGATCTGATTCGTCAGTCCCTCAATGAGGATGAACAAAGAGTTTACAACtacaaacagtgtaaagtaGTTTTTGTCCTTGATGGCTTGGAGACATGTgaacttcctctggacttccaaaAGAACGAGAAACTGACGGATATCAAAAAGAAAGCCTCGATGGATGTGCTGCTAACAAACCTCCTCAAGGGGAATTTGCTTCCCTCTGCTAAGCTGTGGATCCTCTCCCAACCATCAGGAGTTAACAAGATTCCTCCTGATTACATTAAGAAAGTCACAGAATGCCGAG agACAAAGCGATGGCAGAAGCTGACTAAAGCCCTGCGTGAAAGAATTCTCAGAGAAAACCCTCAAGAAGAAGACATTGATCATCCAAACCAGAAAAACATAGAGCATGTTGTGAGAAAAGATCGAAGTGGTGAGGATGATAGTGAAGAGAAAAATGGACACACTCAAGCTAAATCTCTGACACGAGTCAATGGAGGATCGGACATCTTTATAGAAACAAACGGGAAAAAAATCAGAACTGTGCTGACCACCACAGAAGCTGGAATAGAAAAATCTTTCCATGTGCAGAAATTCTTAAGAGAGTGGGCGAAAAATGACAGGAAGTCACCTTTAAGGGATAACATCATAATTCAACTTAACCTCCTAAAGCTGAATTTCAAAGAAGAAGTCAGTTTGATGGGACTTCTTAATCGTTTCTTCAATGAAACtaaaagagttgtgatctcTACCTCTGACCAGTTCCCAGTGTTATTTGTCTTGGAGGGTTTAGAAGTTTACCAACCTGCTCTTGACTTTGACATTAAAGACACAGTAACTGATGTCAGGGAGCCAGCTTCACTGGATGTGCTACTGACGAACCTCATCAGAGGAACCCTGCTTCCTTCTGCCAGAATCTGGATAACCTTCCCACTGAAGTTGCCTGATGCGTGTGTCGACAGGATCACACAAATACGAT GCAAGCCTGATATTGCAAGTCAAAAGATGCTCAAATCTCAGCTGAAGGAGGAATATTCCCATGTACCTGAGGGGACCGATATGCAGAAACCCTCCGCTCtcctgaatgagatctacacagaccTCTACATTattgagggagagaggggagaggtcAATGCTCAGCATGAGATCCGACAAGTTCAAGATGCAAAGTTCAAACCAGAGGGAGAAGAAATAATGATTAAATATCATGACATCTTCAAACCTACTCCTGGAGTAGATATACCCATTAGAACTGTGCTGACGATGGGAGTGGCCGGCATCGGAAAGACGTTTGCCACAAAGAAGTACATGCTGGACTGGGCTGAGGACAAGACCAACGGGGACATAAATTATATGTTTCCACTCTCTTTTAGGGAACTAAATTTGAGAAAAGAGCAAGAGCTCAGTTTGGAAGAACTCCTTCATCAGTTTTTCCCAACTATGAGGACATCAGAAATAATGAACTATAACCAGTACAGAATCCTGGTTGTCCTGGATGGTCTTGACGAATGTCGCCTTGATCTTGACTTCAACAAAAGAACAGAATggaaagaaatgacaaagcGAACCTCAATCGATGTTCTGCTGACAAACCTCATCCAAGGAAACCTGCTTTCCAAAGCTCAGATCTGGATCACCTCCCGACCTGCAGCATCCAACCACATCCCTGCTGATAAAGTAGACCGCGTTACAGAGGTACGAGGATTCAATGAcgagcagaaggaggagtatTTCAGGAAGAGATTCAGTGATAAAGAGTTGGCTGAGAAAATCTTGTCACATGTCCAACAATGTCGGAGCCTTTACATCATGTGTCACATCCCTGTCTTCTGTTACATCACGGCGAAGGTTCTGGAGGACTTTGTGATCAGAAAGATGGAAGGAAGGATGCCCAAGACAATGACtgacatgtacatacacttcaTAATGTTGCAGTGCAGACAGGCGAATGTGAAGTACGGGGAAGAGGTGACAGTTGAGACTTATGACGAGCCTTCGTGCTGGAATACAACAAACAAGGAAACAATCATGTCTCTGGGAAAATTGGCTTTTGATGGGCTCCAGGAAGGAAACCTTCTGTACACCGAAGAGAACTTGACAGACTGCGCCGTTGACATCGAAAAAACTGCCGTCTTCTCAGGATTGTTCACACAGGTCACACGAGAAACCTCTGGGCTGTACCCACACAAATTGTTTTGCTTTATCCATCTGAGCGTTCAAGAGTTCCTGGCAGCTTTTCACGTCTTTCTACAATTCAATAACACAGGAGAAAATCTGCTTGCGGTGCCTTCTCCAACTGTTGGAGACTCGCCTGCAGACTTCTACAAGACAGCAGTGGACAAGGCTTTAGACAGTAAAACTGGAGAATGGGATTTGTTCCTCCGTTTCCTGTTAGGCTTGTCTCTGGAGACAAATCAGAATCTACTGGAAGAACTGCTGAAGAAGACAAAAGATAACGACAAAATCCACAAGGAAACCATCGGGTACATAAAAGAAAAGATCAGGGAAGAGAATAGTGATGCTGATAAGAAtctcaatctgttccactgtctgaatgagcTGAATGACCACTCTCTTGTAGAAGAAGTGAAAGCGTACCTGCAATCAGAGACAGCCACATTTGAAGAGTtctccacctcccagtggtcAGCTCTGACCTTTGTGCTGCTCACATCAGATGAGAAGTTTGATGTGTTTGATCTGAAAAGGTACCTGAAATCAGAGAAAGTTCTTTTGGGAATGTTGCCGGTGGTTAAAGTCTCCAAAACAGCTTT GCTGAGCTGGTGTGAGCTCTCTGAGGAGTCCTGCAGAGGTCTCACGTCCTCAGTGTTCTGCTCCCCGTCCTCTAATCTGACAGAGCTGGACCTGAGTCATAACGACCTGTTGGATTTGGGTGTGGAGATGCTTGCGGGAGGCCTGCAGAGTCCACATTGTAGGCTGGAGATTCTCAA GCTGTTAGGTTGTCAGGTGACGGAGAAAGGCTGCTCCTCCCTGGCATCTGCACTCAAGTCCAATAAGGCCTCCACCCTAAAACAGTTGGATCTGAGCTACAATCACCCGGGAGTCAATGGGAAGGCAATGCTGAAGGCTATAGTTGGAGATCCAAGAATGAGCTTGAAGAAACTCTG TTTGGACCACGATGGAGCACATCGGTTAAAGGCAGGACTGAAGAAGT ATGGCGATGATCTGAAGCTGGATGAAAGTACTGCAAGCAAGAGGCTCAGTCTGTTTGATGGAGGCAGGAAAGCAAAAACTGTACAACTGGTGAAGGAGAAAGTAGAGCATCCTAAAACCAACAACAGATTTAAGAGGACTCAGGTGTTTTGTGAGAAAGGCCTAAACGGTCTCTGCTACTGGGAGGTGGAGTGGCAAGGGGAGGTCGGTATCGCAGTGGCATACAGTACGGTGGGTAGAAAATGGGACAGAAGTGGTGGCCTGGGATGCAATGAGGAGTCCTGGAGCCTGCTCTGCTCTGGGACTAGATACACTGCAATTCATGGAAAGACGTCCAAAGATGTCAAACCCAACAACAGAAAGACATCCAAAGATGTTGAGCCTAACATCAAAAAGACGTCCAAATGTGTTGAGGCTAACACGAAGAGGACGTCCAAAGGTGTTGAGCCTAACATCAAAAAGACTTCCAAAAGAGTTGAGGCTAACATCAAGAGGACGTCCAAAG ATGTTGAGCCCAACGACCAGAAGAAGTACGAAGATGTTGAGCCCAACAATGGGAAGACATTCAAAGATCATAACGACGAGAGTACATCCAAAGCTGTTAATCTTAAAGAGAACGAGCACTGCTGCAAAAAAATAGGTGTTTTTCTGGATTGGGAAGCCGGTACTCTGTCTTATTACTGTGTCAAACCTGAAAAGAAGGTGCTCATACACACCTTTCATAACAAATTCACAGAACCTGTCTTCCCATGCTTCTGGTTTAAGACAGGCTCTGTGACTTTGTGTAGTGATCCGTAG
- the LOC119223261 gene encoding NLR family CARD domain-containing protein 3-like isoform X1, with translation MVDWAKQKSNKEIDLIVSLNFDALKSRKEDQSLKDLIRQSLNEDEQRVYNYKQCKVVFVLDGLETCELPLDFQKNEKLTDIKKKASMDVLLTNLLKGNLLPSAKLWILSQPSGVNKIPPDYIKKVTECRETKRWQKLTKALRERILRENPQEEDIDHPNQKNIEHVVRKDRSGEDDSEEKNGHTQAKSLTRVNGGSDIFIETNGKKIRTVLTTTEAGIEKSFHVQKFLREWAKNDRKSPLRDNIIIQLNLLKLNFKEEVSLMGLLNRFFNETKRVVISTSDQFPVLFVLEGLEVYQPALDFDIKDTVTDVREPASLDVLLTNLIRGTLLPSARIWITFPLKLPDACVDRITQIRCKPDIASQKMLKSQLKEEYSHVPEGTDMQKPSALLNEIYTDLYIIEGERGEVNAQHEIRQVQDAKFKPEGEEIMIKYHDIFKPTPGVDIPIRTVLTMGVAGIGKTFATKKYMLDWAEDKTNGDINYMFPLSFRELNLRKEQELSLEELLHQFFPTMRTSEIMNYNQYRILVVLDGLDECRLDLDFNKRTEWKEMTKRTSIDVLLTNLIQGNLLSKAQIWITSRPAASNHIPADKVDRVTEVRGFNDEQKEEYFRKRFSDKELAEKILSHVQQCRSLYIMCHIPVFCYITAKVLEDFVIRKMEGRMPKTMTDMYIHFIMLQCRQANVKYGEEVTVETYDEPSCWNTTNKETIMSLGKLAFDGLQEGNLLYTEENLTDCAVDIEKTAVFSGLFTQVTRETSGLYPHKLFCFIHLSVQEFLAAFHVFLQFNNTGENLLAVPSPTVGDSPADFYKTAVDKALDSKTGEWDLFLRFLLGLSLETNQNLLEELLKKTKDNDKIHKETIGYIKEKIREENSDADKNLNLFHCLNELNDHSLVEEVKAYLQSETATFEEFSTSQWSALTFVLLTSDEKFDVFDLKRYLKSEKVLLGMLPVVKVSKTALLSWCELSEESCRGLTSSVFCSPSSNLTELDLSHNDLLDLGVEMLAGGLQSPHCRLEILKLLGCQVTEKGCSSLASALKSNKASTLKQLDLSYNHPGVNGKAMLKAIVGDPRMSLKKLCLDHDGAHRLKAGLKKYGDDLKLDESTASKRLSLFDGGRKAKTVQLVKEKVEHPKTNNRFKRTQVFCEKGLNGLCYWEVEWQGEVGIAVAYSTVGRKWDRSGGLGCNEESWSLLCSGTRYTAIHGKTSKDVKPNNRKTSKDVEPNIKKTSKCVEANTKRTSKGVEPNIKKTSKRVEANIKRTSKGVEPNDQKKYEDVEPNNGKTFKDVEHKDKKTSQDVEPNDQKKYEDVEPNNGKTFKDHNDESTSKAVNLKENEHCCKKIGVFLDWEAGTLSYYCVKPEKKVLIHTFHNKFTEPVFPCFWFKTGSVTLCSDP, from the exons ATGGTAGATTgggcaaaacaaaaatccaacAAAGAGATAGACTTGATTGTGTCACTTAACTTTGATGCGCTGAAATCAAGAAAGGAAGATCAAAGTCTCAAAGATCTGATTCGTCAGTCCCTCAATGAGGATGAACAAAGAGTTTACAACtacaaacagtgtaaagtaGTTTTTGTCCTTGATGGCTTGGAGACATGTgaacttcctctggacttccaaaAGAACGAGAAACTGACGGATATCAAAAAGAAAGCCTCGATGGATGTGCTGCTAACAAACCTCCTCAAGGGGAATTTGCTTCCCTCTGCTAAGCTGTGGATCCTCTCCCAACCATCAGGAGTTAACAAGATTCCTCCTGATTACATTAAGAAAGTCACAGAATGCCGAG agACAAAGCGATGGCAGAAGCTGACTAAAGCCCTGCGTGAAAGAATTCTCAGAGAAAACCCTCAAGAAGAAGACATTGATCATCCAAACCAGAAAAACATAGAGCATGTTGTGAGAAAAGATCGAAGTGGTGAGGATGATAGTGAAGAGAAAAATGGACACACTCAAGCTAAATCTCTGACACGAGTCAATGGAGGATCGGACATCTTTATAGAAACAAACGGGAAAAAAATCAGAACTGTGCTGACCACCACAGAAGCTGGAATAGAAAAATCTTTCCATGTGCAGAAATTCTTAAGAGAGTGGGCGAAAAATGACAGGAAGTCACCTTTAAGGGATAACATCATAATTCAACTTAACCTCCTAAAGCTGAATTTCAAAGAAGAAGTCAGTTTGATGGGACTTCTTAATCGTTTCTTCAATGAAACtaaaagagttgtgatctcTACCTCTGACCAGTTCCCAGTGTTATTTGTCTTGGAGGGTTTAGAAGTTTACCAACCTGCTCTTGACTTTGACATTAAAGACACAGTAACTGATGTCAGGGAGCCAGCTTCACTGGATGTGCTACTGACGAACCTCATCAGAGGAACCCTGCTTCCTTCTGCCAGAATCTGGATAACCTTCCCACTGAAGTTGCCTGATGCGTGTGTCGACAGGATCACACAAATACGAT GCAAGCCTGATATTGCAAGTCAAAAGATGCTCAAATCTCAGCTGAAGGAGGAATATTCCCATGTACCTGAGGGGACCGATATGCAGAAACCCTCCGCTCtcctgaatgagatctacacagaccTCTACATTattgagggagagaggggagaggtcAATGCTCAGCATGAGATCCGACAAGTTCAAGATGCAAAGTTCAAACCAGAGGGAGAAGAAATAATGATTAAATATCATGACATCTTCAAACCTACTCCTGGAGTAGATATACCCATTAGAACTGTGCTGACGATGGGAGTGGCCGGCATCGGAAAGACGTTTGCCACAAAGAAGTACATGCTGGACTGGGCTGAGGACAAGACCAACGGGGACATAAATTATATGTTTCCACTCTCTTTTAGGGAACTAAATTTGAGAAAAGAGCAAGAGCTCAGTTTGGAAGAACTCCTTCATCAGTTTTTCCCAACTATGAGGACATCAGAAATAATGAACTATAACCAGTACAGAATCCTGGTTGTCCTGGATGGTCTTGACGAATGTCGCCTTGATCTTGACTTCAACAAAAGAACAGAATggaaagaaatgacaaagcGAACCTCAATCGATGTTCTGCTGACAAACCTCATCCAAGGAAACCTGCTTTCCAAAGCTCAGATCTGGATCACCTCCCGACCTGCAGCATCCAACCACATCCCTGCTGATAAAGTAGACCGCGTTACAGAGGTACGAGGATTCAATGAcgagcagaaggaggagtatTTCAGGAAGAGATTCAGTGATAAAGAGTTGGCTGAGAAAATCTTGTCACATGTCCAACAATGTCGGAGCCTTTACATCATGTGTCACATCCCTGTCTTCTGTTACATCACGGCGAAGGTTCTGGAGGACTTTGTGATCAGAAAGATGGAAGGAAGGATGCCCAAGACAATGACtgacatgtacatacacttcaTAATGTTGCAGTGCAGACAGGCGAATGTGAAGTACGGGGAAGAGGTGACAGTTGAGACTTATGACGAGCCTTCGTGCTGGAATACAACAAACAAGGAAACAATCATGTCTCTGGGAAAATTGGCTTTTGATGGGCTCCAGGAAGGAAACCTTCTGTACACCGAAGAGAACTTGACAGACTGCGCCGTTGACATCGAAAAAACTGCCGTCTTCTCAGGATTGTTCACACAGGTCACACGAGAAACCTCTGGGCTGTACCCACACAAATTGTTTTGCTTTATCCATCTGAGCGTTCAAGAGTTCCTGGCAGCTTTTCACGTCTTTCTACAATTCAATAACACAGGAGAAAATCTGCTTGCGGTGCCTTCTCCAACTGTTGGAGACTCGCCTGCAGACTTCTACAAGACAGCAGTGGACAAGGCTTTAGACAGTAAAACTGGAGAATGGGATTTGTTCCTCCGTTTCCTGTTAGGCTTGTCTCTGGAGACAAATCAGAATCTACTGGAAGAACTGCTGAAGAAGACAAAAGATAACGACAAAATCCACAAGGAAACCATCGGGTACATAAAAGAAAAGATCAGGGAAGAGAATAGTGATGCTGATAAGAAtctcaatctgttccactgtctgaatgagcTGAATGACCACTCTCTTGTAGAAGAAGTGAAAGCGTACCTGCAATCAGAGACAGCCACATTTGAAGAGTtctccacctcccagtggtcAGCTCTGACCTTTGTGCTGCTCACATCAGATGAGAAGTTTGATGTGTTTGATCTGAAAAGGTACCTGAAATCAGAGAAAGTTCTTTTGGGAATGTTGCCGGTGGTTAAAGTCTCCAAAACAGCTTT GCTGAGCTGGTGTGAGCTCTCTGAGGAGTCCTGCAGAGGTCTCACGTCCTCAGTGTTCTGCTCCCCGTCCTCTAATCTGACAGAGCTGGACCTGAGTCATAACGACCTGTTGGATTTGGGTGTGGAGATGCTTGCGGGAGGCCTGCAGAGTCCACATTGTAGGCTGGAGATTCTCAA GCTGTTAGGTTGTCAGGTGACGGAGAAAGGCTGCTCCTCCCTGGCATCTGCACTCAAGTCCAATAAGGCCTCCACCCTAAAACAGTTGGATCTGAGCTACAATCACCCGGGAGTCAATGGGAAGGCAATGCTGAAGGCTATAGTTGGAGATCCAAGAATGAGCTTGAAGAAACTCTG TTTGGACCACGATGGAGCACATCGGTTAAAGGCAGGACTGAAGAAGT ATGGCGATGATCTGAAGCTGGATGAAAGTACTGCAAGCAAGAGGCTCAGTCTGTTTGATGGAGGCAGGAAAGCAAAAACTGTACAACTGGTGAAGGAGAAAGTAGAGCATCCTAAAACCAACAACAGATTTAAGAGGACTCAGGTGTTTTGTGAGAAAGGCCTAAACGGTCTCTGCTACTGGGAGGTGGAGTGGCAAGGGGAGGTCGGTATCGCAGTGGCATACAGTACGGTGGGTAGAAAATGGGACAGAAGTGGTGGCCTGGGATGCAATGAGGAGTCCTGGAGCCTGCTCTGCTCTGGGACTAGATACACTGCAATTCATGGAAAGACGTCCAAAGATGTCAAACCCAACAACAGAAAGACATCCAAAGATGTTGAGCCTAACATCAAAAAGACGTCCAAATGTGTTGAGGCTAACACGAAGAGGACGTCCAAAGGTGTTGAGCCTAACATCAAAAAGACTTCCAAAAGAGTTGAGGCTAACATCAAGAGGACGTCCAAAGGTGTTGAGCCCAACGACCAGAAGAAGTACGAAGATGTTGAACCCAACAATGGGAAGACATTCAAAGATGTTGAGCATAAGGACAAGAAGACATCTCAAGATGTTGAGCCCAACGACCAGAAGAAGTACGAAGATGTTGAGCCCAACAATGGGAAGACATTCAAAGATCATAACGACGAGAGTACATCCAAAGCTGTTAATCTTAAAGAGAACGAGCACTGCTGCAAAAAAATAGGTGTTTTTCTGGATTGGGAAGCCGGTACTCTGTCTTATTACTGTGTCAAACCTGAAAAGAAGGTGCTCATACACACCTTTCATAACAAATTCACAGAACCTGTCTTCCCATGCTTCTGGTTTAAGACAGGCTCTGTGACTTTGTGTAGTGATCCGTAG
- the LOC134131229 gene encoding uncharacterized protein LOC134131229, translated as MSRIARQPGAGGRRAIFSQQQEQEICNIVVANNSITLREIRTTILEDNAGIFQNVNAVSISTIDRVLIKNLMSMKQLYRVPFERNSERTKELRYQYVQRIMELEANENPHTLIFVDEAGFNLAKGRRRGRNVVGHRATVDVPGQRGGNITMCAAISENGVVTHIPSIGPYNTQKLLVFLDHLHADLIPLHEGGLVGPHLPTYVIVWDNVSFHRGPLIRAWFTAHPRMLMVLLSPYSPFLNPIEEFFSAWRWRVYEHRALNQRSLLQAMDAACVDVTADQCRGWLRHARRFFPRCIARENIRCDVDENLWPDRREREDEQESEDELQL; from the exons ATGTCTAGGATTGCAAGACAACCTGGTGCGGGTGGCAGAAGAGCAATTTTCAGCCAACAACAGGAACAGGAAATTTGCAATATTGTCGTGGCCAACAATTCCATCACACTGCGAGAAATCCGGACCACAATCCTAGAGGACAATGCTGGCATCTTCCAAAACGTAAACGCTGTCAGCATCTCGACAATTGACAGGGTCCTGATTAAAAATCTGATGAGCATGAAGCAACTCTACAGAGTTCCATTTGAAAGGAACTCTGAGAGAACCAAGGAGTTGCGCTATCAGTATGTACAG AGAATAATGGAGCTGGAGGCGAATGAGAACCCTCACACCCTCATTTTTGTTGATGAAGCTGGGTTCAACCTGGCCAAAGGAAGACGGCGTGGCCGGAATGTCGTTGGCCACCGGGCAACGGTGGATGTCCCAGGACAGCGCGGGGGCAACATCACTATGTGTGCTGCAATTTCAGAAAATGGTGTAGTCACTCACATTCCAAGTATTGGCCCATACAACACCCAGAAGCTCCTAGTGTTCTTGGACCACCTGCATGCTGATCTTATCCCTCTACATGAGGGGGGTTTGGTAGGGCCTCACTTGCCTACATATGTGATTGTGTGGGACAATGTGAGCTTTCACCGTGGCCCACTCATTAGGGCGTGGTTCACTGCCCATCCAAGAATGCTGATGGTGCTCCTATCGCCTTACTCCCCATTCCTCAATCCTATTGAGGAGTTTTTTTCTGCATGGCGGTGGAGGGTGTATGAGCATCGGGCTCTAAACCAGAGGTCTCTTCTCCAGGCAATGGATGCTGCTTGTGTCGATGTCACAGCAGATCAGTGCAGGGGATGGTTGAGGCATGCACGGCGATTCTTCCCCCGTTGCATAGCAAGGGAGAATATCAGATGCGATGTTGATGAAAATCTGTGGCCAGACAGACGTGAGCGCGAGGATGAGCAGGAGAGTGAGGATGAACTCCAGCTTTGA